The genome window GTCGGCGGCCTCATCGGCGGCGTCGTCCAGCTCTTTCTCATCCTGGTTTTCACCATCTACATCATGCTCAGCTTTCCGCATATCGGCGACAACCTGCTGCGTTTCTTTCCGAGACAGTACCGCGACGATGTGGAGAGGCTCGGCACCGATCTGATGGTCAAGTTCGACCGCTCGGTCGGCACCTATATCCGCGCCCAGCTCCTGATCGCCGTGGCGGTCGGCCTGATGCTGTGGGTCAGCTTGAGCGCGGCGGGCATCCCCCTGGCCGCCAGCTGGGCCATCTTGGGTGGCGCGTTCAACGTGATCCCCTTTTTGGGGCCGATCGTCGCCTCTGTGCCCGCCGTCCTGCTGGCGCTGCTCGTGGGCAGCTGGGGTCTGGCCTTCGCCGTGATCGTGATCATCATCCTCATCAACCAGATCGACGGCAACGTGCTCACACCCATCCTGCTCTCCAGGGTGATGGAGCTGAACCCGGTCACGGTCATGCTGTCGCTGCTCATCGGGGCCGCGCTCTTCGGCTTGGTGGGCGCGCTTCTGGCCGTGCCGGCGGTGGGCTTTTTGAAGCTGCTCTACCAGGACTACTATCTGAACAGCGACTGGTACCAGCGGCGCGACGAGCTCTAAGAGCAGAACTCAGGAGTCGGAATCCAGGAGAAGGGCCGTTCCGACTCCTGGATTCGGCTAGTCCCCGTAGGTGCCGGTGGCTAGCTCGAGCGTACCGACCTGCTCGACGCCGGCGCCGAGGCCGCGCAGGCGCGGGGCCAGGTTCTCGTAGCCGCGCTCCAGGTACTGCATGCCGGTTATGGTGGAGGTGCCCGCCGCGGCCAGGGCCGCCACCACCAGGGCGCTACCGGCGCGGATGTCGGCGGCGTGCATCTGGGCGCCGCGCAACTTGCCGCCGCGGATCAGCAGCGCGCCCTCGCGCAGTTCGCAGCGGGCGCCCGCGCGGGCGAGCTCGCCTATGTGGGTAAAGCGGTCGGGATAGACGCGATCGCTCACCGCGCTCATGCCCTCGACCGTGGCCAGAAAAGCGCCGAAGGGCGCCTGCAGGTCGGTGGGCACACCGGGGTATTCGACGGCCGTCACGTCGGTGGGTAGCAGCGGACCGCGCGCGTCCACCACCAGGGTCTCGGCGTCCAGCTCGAGCACCTCGACGCCCGTTTCGGCGAGTTTGGCGATAATGGCCCTCAGGTGCTCCGCGCGAACGTCCTTGAGCGTCACGTGGCCCCGGGTCGCGGCCGCGGCCAGCATGAAGGTGCCCGCCTCGATGCGGTCGGGCAGCGGCCGGTAGCAGACGCCGTGCAGCCTCTGGACGCCGCCGATCTCGATCGTCGCCGTGCCGGCGCCGCCAATCCGGGCGCCCATGCGGTTCAGCATCTCGGCTAAGTCGGCCACCTCGGGCTCGAGGGCGGCGTTCTCGATGACCACCTCGCCCGAACCCAAGGCGCTCGCCAAGATGACGTTCTGGGTGCCGCCCACCGTGGGCGCATCGAAGACCACCCGACCGGCGAGCGGCCGAAGACGCCGCGCCACGAAGTCGCCACCGTCCTCGCTCAGCTGCACGCCGAGCTGCTCAAAGGCCTTGATGTGCCGGTCTACCGGGCGCGGTCCAAAGGCGCAGCCCCCCGGCATCGACATGCGGGCGCTGCCGCAGCGACCGAGCAGCGCACCCATCGCCACGAAGGAGGCGCGCATCTTGCTGACGAGCCCGTAGGGCGCCTCGGAGCGGACGAGCGACTCGGCGTGCAGGTGCACGTCGCGGCCCTGCCAGCGCACCGAAGCGCCGAAGTGAGCGACGATGTCCAAGATGGTCGCCACGTCGCGGAGCCTGGGAACGTCCTTGAGGACGACGGGCTCGTCGCTCAAGAGCGAGGCGAGGATGAGGTAGAGCACGGAGTTTTTGGCGGTGTTGACGCGCAGCTCGCCCTGGAGCGGCCTGCCGCCCGTGATGTGGAGTGCGCTTTCAAAGTGTCTCATCGGCAGTGTCTCATCGGCGTCGCGACCTCTTCTCGTTGACCAGTGCTGACAAGGCGAAACCCGGCTCGTCAGCGCTTTGGGCGCTCCCTCTTCATCACCCTCTTCACCATCTTACACATTTTACACATCCCTAGTGTACGTAGCCCATTATACATTGTCAAGGACAGCCGTATAATGTTAAAATGGCTACATAGGAGGGCCTGTGCCCAAGCGTGAAAAGAGCAAGCGACTGCAGGTCGTCATCTCCGAGGAGCAGGACGCGCTGCTGACCAAAACCGCCTACAACCTCTCCAACCCGGAGCGGCTGGTGTCCAAGTCGGAAGTGGTCCGCCTCGGCATCGAGATGTTGAACCGCGCCCTCGAGGAGGGCAAGGTCTCCTCCGACCT of Deinococcota bacterium contains these proteins:
- a CDS encoding AI-2E family transporter, with protein sequence MGTALAEVWANAYVRVLVVVLAVLALLYLLFQTRIVWTSFLIAYLLAYIANPLIIWLQRRRVRRWLGVIIVFLIVVAALGLVIFLLGIMARQIQDFAQNLPALLEPLIEGDRNLFSLIEGVLPPGASEVVAGWLTQLPEQFAGFGGATLAWVGGLIGGVVQLFLILVFTIYIMLSFPHIGDNLLRFFPRQYRDDVERLGTDLMVKFDRSVGTYIRAQLLIAVAVGLMLWVSLSAAGIPLAASWAILGGAFNVIPFLGPIVASVPAVLLALLVGSWGLAFAVIVIIILINQIDGNVLTPILLSRVMELNPVTVMLSLLIGAALFGLVGALLAVPAVGFLKLLYQDYYLNSDWYQRRDEL
- the murA gene encoding UDP-N-acetylglucosamine 1-carboxyvinyltransferase; the protein is MRHFESALHITGGRPLQGELRVNTAKNSVLYLILASLLSDEPVVLKDVPRLRDVATILDIVAHFGASVRWQGRDVHLHAESLVRSEAPYGLVSKMRASFVAMGALLGRCGSARMSMPGGCAFGPRPVDRHIKAFEQLGVQLSEDGGDFVARRLRPLAGRVVFDAPTVGGTQNVILASALGSGEVVIENAALEPEVADLAEMLNRMGARIGGAGTATIEIGGVQRLHGVCYRPLPDRIEAGTFMLAAAATRGHVTLKDVRAEHLRAIIAKLAETGVEVLELDAETLVVDARGPLLPTDVTAVEYPGVPTDLQAPFGAFLATVEGMSAVSDRVYPDRFTHIGELARAGARCELREGALLIRGGKLRGAQMHAADIRAGSALVVAALAAAGTSTITGMQYLERGYENLAPRLRGLGAGVEQVGTLELATGTYGD
- a CDS encoding transcriptional regulator, translated to MPKREKSKRLQVVISEEQDALLTKTAYNLSNPERLVSKSEVVRLGIEMLNRALEEGKVSSDLLKGLADEEAAETN